The Mycobacteriales bacterium genomic sequence CGCACCGGTCGGAGCCGCGACGAGCACGCTGTGCCCGGCGTCGAGCGCCGCGCAGGCCCGCTGCTGGAAAGGGTCCAGCGGGAAGGGGAAACTCGCTGCGAATTCCCCGAGGGAGGCGGAGCGGCGGGTGCTCAGACGAGCACCCGGACCGCAGCCGGCACGCACTCGCAGGACAGCGGGAGGTCGGCGAAGAACTCGCCGTCGGCGTAGGCGGTGACGTCCGGCGCCTCGAGCGTCACGGTGCGCGCCCGGCGGATGGTGACTGCCGGGTGCCGGACGTGGGTGCCCTTGTAAACCTTGGGAAAAGTGCGCAGGAACTCCGGCTTCGAGACCGGGCCGAGGATGCACACGTCGAGCAAGCCGTCGTCGAGCACGGCATCGGGCAGGACCCTCATCCCGGCGCCGTAGGACTGCGCGTTGCCGACCGCGACAAGCATAGCTTCGGTCTCGAGCAACTCGCCGTCGAGGGTTATCCGGAACGGCAGCGGGCGGAAAACGCGAAGCTCGGCGAGGATCGCCAGGTTGTAGCGCATCCGCCCACGCGGCCAGGACATCCGGTTCGCCCGGTCGTTGACCCTCGAATCGAACCCGGCCCCCAGGACGCACCCGAACCACTTCCCGGCGCCACGAACCGCGTCGATCGCCCGACCGGGCGACCCGTCCGCCCGGAGCAACCGGTCGGCGACGACGGCCGCGGCCGCCGCCGGCGCATGCGCCGGAAGCCCCAGGCTGTTGGCGAGATCGTTGCCGGTACCTGCCGGGATGATCCCGAGTGGTGTCGCGGTACCGGCCACGGCCTGAAGGGCGAGGTGGACCATGCCGTCGCCACCGAGCGCGACGAGCGCGTCCGCGCCGTCCCGGACCGCTGAATGCCCGAGCGCCAGCGCCTCCTCGGCGTTGGCCCCGACAAGCACCGTGACCGAAAGCCCGGCCTTCGTCAGCTCTTCAACGACAATGCCCGACAACCGTTGGGCGCGCCCCTTCCCCGCGGTCGGATTGACCAGCAGGGCCACCGTCCTCGTCACCTGGTCAGGCCGATCGGGTTAGGCACCAGGAAGCCGCCGTCGTCGACGATCCTCGCCGTCGCCGGGGTCGCCAGCTCGATCAGGCGTTGCGTCCCGGCGTCGCCGAGGACTTCCAGCGGGGGCAGCGCGCACTCGTCGGTGATCTGCTCGATCCGCTCGCGGGCCAGTCGCCCCGACTCGGTGAAGCCGCCGTCCGGCCCGAGCCATCCACGCTCGACCATCCGCGCGGTGGCCGCCGCCCAGTCGTCGTCGTCCCAGCCACGGACCGACTGGAGCAGCTCCCGCGGGGCCAACCCGGCCGCAACGAGCAGCACGTGCGCCGCGGCGCCGTCCACACCGGCCGCGGTGAGCGCGGCGATGTGGCCGTCGCCGCGGTACTCGCGGAGCAGGCCGGCCGCGTGCCAGAGCCGCAGGTGCGCCGGCTCGGGCCACGGCAGGGCGCTGGTGGCGGCGTAGAGCGGCCGGCCGGCCGGGGCGGCGCTGTGAGCGGCCCGGGCCGCCAGGTCGGCGGCCTCGTCCAGGGACGGGTCGTCGACCAGGTCGCCGAGCAGTCGGCGCAGCGCGGCGTCCACCCCGGCCAGCCGCGCGTCGAGGGTGGCCTGCGGATCGGCGTACCCCCAGGCGTCCGGCAGCGCCCGGCGGACCATCGCCGGGTGGAACCCGAAGAAGGTGGCGGTGACCAGCTCCGGCCCGGCCGCCCCGAACGGCGCCGCTCGGGCGGCGAAGTAGCCCATCCAGAAGCCCTTGAGGCCGAGCGCCTTGAGCTGCGCGGCCGG encodes the following:
- a CDS encoding diacylglycerol kinase; translated protein: MTRTVALLVNPTAGKGRAQRLSGIVVEELTKAGLSVTVLVGANAEEALALGHSAVRDGADALVALGGDGMVHLALQAVAGTATPLGIIPAGTGNDLANSLGLPAHAPAAAAAVVADRLLRADGSPGRAIDAVRGAGKWFGCVLGAGFDSRVNDRANRMSWPRGRMRYNLAILAELRVFRPLPFRITLDGELLETEAMLVAVGNAQSYGAGMRVLPDAVLDDGLLDVCILGPVSKPEFLRTFPKVYKGTHVRHPAVTIRRARTVTLEAPDVTAYADGEFFADLPLSCECVPAAVRVLV